From Medicago truncatula cultivar Jemalong A17 chromosome 7, MtrunA17r5.0-ANR, whole genome shotgun sequence, a single genomic window includes:
- the LOC112416592 gene encoding uncharacterized protein, whose product MSSLTKELHAYRFSNKEQQAAAIKCDLCGEGHPNGECVPEGASEEANYGNYQRQNSYYNSGMNKHPNLSYSNNSTLNPLIPNPQQQQQPRKPSGLEKTMMNFMKMTQGNFEEMKKSQDIERKNNEALRKLLETQLGQLAKQLAEQNKGGFSGNTQENPKNETCNAIELRSKKVLTPLVPKVPKKVDEDVMEVDKDVEVKEVVEKETEHGEVEKESDQGVVENERKKKKGGEKSEKLIDEDSILRKSKSQILKDGDKPQVIPSYVKLPYPHLAKNKKKEEGQFKKFMQLFSQLQVNIPFGEALDQMPVYAKFMKEMLTSRRKPKDDENIALSENCSAILQRKLPPKLKDPGAFTIPCSIGPVDIGRALCDLGASINLMPLSMMKKLGSRELSPVSVFIEFR is encoded by the coding sequence ATGAGTTCTCTAACCAAGGAGTTACATGCTTATCGATTTTCCAACAAAGAACAACAAGCAGCTGCAATAAAGTGTGATTTGTGTGGTGAGGGCCATCCTAATGGTGAGTGTGTACCTGAGGGAGCTAGTGAAGAAGCTAACTATGGGAATTATCAAAGGCAAAACTCTTACTATAATTCAGGAATGAACAAGCACCCTAACCTGAGTTACTCCAACAACAGCACATTGAATCCTTTGATTCCTAAtccgcaacaacaacaacaaccaagaaaGCCTTCCGGTCTTGAAAAGACAATGATGAACTTCATGAAAATGACTCAAGGTAATTTTGAGGAAATGAAGAAAAGTCAAGATATTGAAAGGAAGAATAATGAAGCTTTAAGGAAATTGCTTGAAACACAACTTGGGCAATTAGCTAAGCAGTTGGCTGAACAAAACAAGGGGGGATTCTCAGGTAACACCCAGGAGAACCCTAAAAATGAGACTTGCAATGCTATTGAGTTGAGGAGCAAAAAGGTTTTGACACCTTTAGTTCCAAAAGTTCCAAAGAAGGTTGATGAAGATGTTATGGAGGTAGATAAAGATGTTGAAGTTAAGGAAGTAGTTGAAAAAGAAACTGAGCATGGTGAAGTTGAAAAAGAGAGTGATCAAGGTGTAGTTGAAaatgaaaggaagaaaaaaaaagggggaGAAAAAAGTGAGAAGTTAATAGATGAAGACTCGATCTTGAGAAAGTCTAAGAGTCAAATTTTGAAAGATGGGGATAAACCACAAGTCATTCCATCTTATGTGAAGCTTCCATACCCTCATCTAgccaaaaataagaagaaagagGAAGGACAATTTAAGAAATTCATGCAACTCTTCTCACAACTTCAGGTGAATATTCCTTTTGGTGAAGCTCTTGATCAAATGCCTGTTTATGCTAAATTCATGaaagaaatgttaacgagtagAAGAAAGCCAAAAGATGATGAGAACATCGCTCTTTCCGAGAATTGTAGTGCTATTCTCCAAAGGAAGCTTCCACCTAAGCTTAAAGATCCTGGTGCCTTTACCATCCCTTGCTCCATTGGGCCGGTAGACATTGGGAGAGCTCTATGTGATTTAGGGGCTAGCATCAACTTGATGCCTCTTTCAATGATGAAGAAGCTTGGAagtcgggagctatctccggtatcAGTGTTTATAGAGTTTAGGTAG